Proteins encoded together in one Mycobacterium sp. MS1601 window:
- a CDS encoding non-ribosomal peptide synthetase, with product MRIADVLPLTPLQQGLLFHASTAQGDDDVYAVQLNVGLCGPLDHDRLRNAVQAAVTRHPHLAARFSGKFAEPVQIIPGDPTVPWQYLDTDGAGAEERIAELSAAERAAVCDLADQSPIRAALIRTGVDQYRLLMTNHHIVLDGWSIPILLGEIFAGYYGQRLPPAPPYRRFVSWLAGRDLAAARTAWGEVLAGFDTPTLLGAARQGGQGRRDVARFEVQEHTTCAVGELARSCHTTVSTVLQGAFIQLLISLTGNTDVAFGTTVSGRPDEIVGADSMVGLLINTVPVRATVTSSATTEDLLNQLQESYNRTLDHQHLALSEIHRITGHELLFDAFFVYENYPMDTANLSGADGLVVTEYTHREYNHYPLAVQALPGDHLTLRVEFDTDVFNSAEITALIGRYTRLLEAMVENPSRALSTVTVLAETERDDIDRWANVAALAGPHTPPVSIPARFAAQVSRQPEALALTGADGSWTYHQLDDSSNRLAQVLIGHGIGRGQRVALLLPRSAEAIIAILAVLKAGAAYVPIDPAVPAARREFVLGDAAPSAAITTSALAARLDTDDLLTIDISVLQDAEHHSDVPLPEPTPDDAAYLIYTSGTTGTPKGVAITHQNVTRLLEAMDARMSLAQQVWSQWHSLAFDVSVCEIWGALLYGGRLVVVPESVARAPEDFHALLVKEQVTVLSQTPSAFYALQTANNMDPETGRGLALHAVVFAGEALEPQRLRTFRGNHPALPRLFNLYGTTETTVHASFREIVDTDIAADGDVSPVGVPLPSYAFFVLDQWLRPVPAGVVGDLYVAGTGAGLGYWRRPGLTSSRFVASPFGSAPGQRMYRTGDLVWWGADGELRYVGRVDEQVKIRGYRIELGEVRAALDAQDGVEQAVVIVREDRPGDKRLVGYVTGSADPAALRTALAQRLPEYMVPSAVMVIERLPLTVNGKLDRRALPAPEFGDAAGYRAPVTAVEEILAGIYARVLGVDRVSAEESFFDLGGDSLSAMRLVAAVNEALDAGVSVRTLFDAPAVAQLATRIGGGSQRLAPLVTMERPAIIPLSFSQNRLWFLHQLQGPSPMYNMPVGLRLKGTLNAQALGAAMNDVVGRHESLRTMFSAPDGVPRQIVVEREHADIGWEIVDAGGWSQVQLDRAIEEVARHPFDLATEIPLRAKLFRIAADDHVVVSVAHHIAADGLSAAPMVRDLGIAYLCRCMGIAPAWTELPVQYVDYTLWQRAQFGDLDDSTSLIAQQLNYWEGALAGMPDRLDLPTDRPYPPVADQRGSSIAVHWPVELQERIAEVAHRHHATSFMLVQAALTVLLGKLSSSTDVAVGFPIGGRRDSALDELIGFFVNTLVLRVDVSGDPTVAELLAQVRARSLAAYENQDVPFEVVVDRLNPTRSLTHHPLVQVMLGWRNLPGETSDEIAMALGDLQITQLPLETGTARVDLAITFNERRTQDGKATGIAGMVEYRTDVFDAVGIETLMERLRLVLDAMTADPSRRLSTVDVLTEAEHIYLDHVGNRAILSANATAAVSVPALFAAQVSRSPSATALTDGDLSMTYRELDQASNRFAHTLADAGVQPGDRVALLVRRSARAVVAMLAVLKTGAAYLAIDPALPDSRVDFLLADAAPSAVVSSADLRSRLAGCSRPVIDIDHTGAQFSPPLPMPSPDDIAYLIYTSGTTGTPKGVAVSHRNLAHLADSPPAGLPDEQVWTQCHSYAFDFSVWEIWAALLGGGRLVVVPDQVVRSPQEFHALLVDQHVTVLTQTPSAVNALSAVGLESVAVLLGGEACPAEVVDRWAPGRVVINAYGPTEATVYASMSTPLQLGSAGSGVAPIGAPVATAALFVLDERLRPVPRGVVGELYVAGRGVAVGYVGRAGLTGSRFVASPFGEPGARMYRTGDLVRWRSDGQLDYLGRADEQIKIRGYRVEPGEIQALLAAVEGVEQAVVIAREDRPGDQRLVGYITGTADPAVARAALAGRLPAYMVPAAVMSLPAVPLTVGGKLDKRALPAPDYRTAEHYRAPSNAGEEILAGIFAQVLGIERVGVDDSFFELGGDSLSAMRLVAAVNTSMDAAIAVRAVFEAPSVAQLALRIGSDHSAHAPLVASTRPDVVPLSFAQSRLWFIDQFHGPSATYNIAVALRLHGNLDAAALGAALGDVVRRHESLRTLFPVGNGVPEQVVVAHHQVGFGWDVVDACGWPEVRLSHAIDDVARHEFDLGTETPMQARLFRLADDEHVLVAVVHHIAADGWSVTPLVHDLGVAYARRSAGEEPGWAELPVQYADYALWQREQLGELSDPGSRISQQVGYWVEALSGMPERLVLPTDRPYPAVSDHSGARVEVEWPAELQRAVAAAARTYNATSFMVVQAALAVLLSHLSASTDVAVGFPIAGRGDAALDELVGFFVNTLVLRVDLSGDPSVAELFDQVRRGSLAAYEHQDVPFEVLVERLKPTRSLTHHPLVQVLLAWQNFAWQDSETAGLTLGDLQVTPMPVDTRTARMDLTFTMAERWTDGEPAGIAGAVEFRTDVFDEATIISLVERLRRVLTAMLADPARRLSALELLDDRERAQLDTWGNRAALAAVDVDGESIASMFTAQVLCRPEAPAVTFEGRSLTYRELDAAAERLAHKLSGLGVGRGDRVALLLPRSADAVIATLAVVKSGATYVPIDPSVPAARRDFVLCDAAPAVVLTTAALQALLGESELTVVDIDDLSSIPDGATAMVPPGSYDTAYVIYTSGTTGTPKGVAIPHHNVIGLLRTLNAQMNLAGQTWTQCHSLAFDYSVWEIWGPLLYGGRLVVVPDEVVRSPEDLHALLVTEGITVLSQTPSAFYALQAADALAPELSSELGLDAVVFGGEALDPRRLSSWLTAHPESPRLINMYGITETTVHASFREIFARDAEQVASPIGVPLAHLGFFVLDTALRRVPAGLPGSCMLRARGWPTGMWAVRR from the coding sequence ATGCGGATAGCTGATGTCCTGCCCCTGACTCCGCTGCAGCAGGGGCTGCTGTTCCACGCCAGCACCGCCCAGGGTGACGACGACGTGTACGCGGTCCAGTTGAATGTGGGGCTTTGCGGGCCCCTGGACCACGACCGGCTGCGAAATGCCGTGCAGGCGGCGGTGACCCGGCATCCACACCTGGCAGCGCGGTTCTCCGGAAAGTTCGCCGAGCCCGTGCAGATCATCCCCGGTGATCCCACGGTGCCGTGGCAGTATCTGGACACCGACGGTGCCGGGGCCGAGGAGCGGATCGCCGAGCTCAGCGCGGCCGAGCGGGCTGCGGTGTGCGATCTGGCCGATCAATCGCCCATTCGCGCGGCATTGATCCGCACAGGGGTTGACCAATACCGGCTGTTGATGACCAACCACCACATCGTTCTCGACGGGTGGTCCATCCCGATCCTGCTCGGTGAGATCTTCGCAGGCTATTACGGGCAGCGGCTGCCCCCGGCACCGCCGTACCGCAGGTTCGTCAGTTGGCTCGCCGGGCGCGACCTGGCCGCGGCTCGCACGGCATGGGGCGAGGTACTTGCCGGCTTCGACACGCCGACACTTCTGGGTGCGGCCCGCCAGGGCGGGCAAGGGCGGCGAGACGTCGCCCGATTCGAGGTGCAGGAACACACCACCTGCGCCGTAGGCGAACTGGCCCGCTCGTGTCACACGACCGTCAGCACCGTGCTTCAGGGCGCTTTCATCCAACTGCTGATATCGCTGACCGGAAACACCGATGTCGCGTTCGGCACCACAGTCTCAGGTCGTCCGGATGAGATCGTCGGCGCGGATTCGATGGTGGGTCTGCTGATCAACACCGTGCCGGTGCGCGCGACCGTGACCTCGTCCGCCACCACCGAGGACCTGCTCAACCAGCTTCAGGAGTCCTACAACCGCACGCTTGACCACCAGCACCTGGCGCTTAGCGAGATTCACCGAATCACCGGCCACGAACTCCTTTTCGACGCATTCTTCGTCTACGAGAACTATCCGATGGATACCGCGAACCTGTCGGGTGCCGACGGTCTGGTGGTCACCGAGTACACCCACCGTGAGTACAACCACTATCCACTGGCTGTCCAGGCGTTACCCGGAGATCACCTCACCCTGCGTGTGGAGTTCGACACCGATGTGTTCAACTCCGCCGAGATCACCGCGCTGATCGGCCGCTATACGCGGTTGCTGGAGGCGATGGTCGAGAACCCGTCGCGGGCACTGTCCACCGTCACCGTGCTGGCGGAAACCGAACGTGACGATATCGACCGCTGGGCCAACGTGGCGGCGCTGGCCGGACCACACACTCCGCCGGTATCCATCCCGGCGCGATTTGCTGCGCAGGTATCACGTCAGCCCGAGGCGTTGGCACTGACCGGTGCCGACGGTTCCTGGACCTACCACCAACTCGACGATTCCTCGAATCGTCTGGCACAGGTGCTGATCGGACACGGAATCGGCCGGGGCCAGCGGGTTGCGTTGCTGCTGCCGCGGTCGGCTGAAGCCATCATCGCCATACTCGCCGTGCTGAAGGCCGGTGCGGCCTACGTGCCGATCGACCCCGCGGTACCGGCAGCCCGCAGAGAATTCGTGCTCGGCGATGCCGCTCCGAGCGCCGCCATCACCACCTCGGCGCTCGCCGCGCGACTCGACACGGACGATCTGCTGACGATCGACATCAGCGTGCTGCAGGATGCCGAACACCACTCGGATGTCCCACTGCCAGAGCCCACGCCCGATGACGCCGCCTACCTGATCTACACCTCCGGTACCACCGGCACCCCCAAGGGGGTGGCGATCACCCACCAGAACGTCACCCGACTGCTGGAGGCCATGGACGCCAGAATGTCTCTGGCGCAGCAGGTGTGGTCGCAATGGCATTCGTTGGCCTTCGATGTCTCGGTGTGCGAGATCTGGGGTGCCCTGCTCTACGGCGGACGCCTGGTGGTGGTGCCCGAGTCCGTGGCCCGGGCGCCGGAGGATTTCCATGCGCTGTTGGTCAAAGAACAGGTCACAGTGCTGAGTCAGACGCCCTCCGCTTTCTACGCTCTGCAGACCGCGAACAACATGGACCCGGAGACGGGCCGGGGTCTTGCGTTGCACGCGGTGGTGTTCGCCGGGGAAGCGTTGGAGCCGCAACGTCTGCGGACCTTTCGGGGCAATCATCCGGCGCTGCCGCGGCTGTTCAATCTCTACGGGACCACCGAAACCACGGTGCACGCCTCGTTCCGGGAGATCGTCGACACCGACATCGCCGCCGACGGCGACGTCAGCCCGGTGGGCGTACCTCTGCCCAGCTATGCGTTCTTCGTCCTGGACCAGTGGTTGCGGCCGGTGCCCGCAGGCGTGGTCGGTGATCTGTATGTCGCGGGAACCGGGGCGGGACTCGGCTATTGGCGACGACCCGGCCTCACATCCTCACGATTTGTTGCCTCCCCGTTCGGGTCTGCACCCGGCCAACGCATGTACCGTACCGGTGACCTGGTGTGGTGGGGTGCCGACGGCGAGCTGCGGTACGTCGGGCGGGTGGACGAGCAGGTCAAGATCCGCGGATACCGCATCGAACTGGGCGAAGTCCGTGCGGCGCTGGACGCCCAGGACGGTGTCGAGCAAGCAGTCGTGATCGTCCGAGAGGACCGCCCCGGCGACAAACGCCTGGTGGGCTACGTCACCGGTTCGGCTGACCCGGCTGCACTGCGCACCGCCCTGGCCCAGAGGCTGCCCGAATACATGGTGCCCTCGGCGGTGATGGTGATCGAAAGACTGCCGCTGACAGTCAACGGCAAACTCGACCGACGTGCGCTTCCCGCACCGGAATTCGGTGACGCCGCGGGGTACCGTGCGCCGGTCACCGCGGTCGAGGAGATCTTGGCCGGGATCTATGCCCGAGTCCTTGGCGTCGACCGCGTGAGCGCCGAGGAGTCGTTCTTCGATCTCGGTGGCGATTCACTGTCGGCGATGCGACTGGTGGCTGCCGTCAACGAAGCCCTCGATGCCGGGGTCTCGGTGCGGACACTGTTCGACGCCCCCGCCGTGGCACAATTGGCCACCCGAATCGGCGGCGGCTCGCAGCGACTGGCACCCCTGGTCACCATGGAGCGGCCCGCGATCATCCCGCTGTCGTTCTCCCAGAATCGGCTCTGGTTCCTCCACCAGCTGCAGGGGCCGTCACCCATGTACAACATGCCGGTGGGCCTGCGGCTCAAGGGAACTCTCAATGCCCAGGCGCTGGGCGCCGCGATGAATGACGTGGTGGGTCGCCACGAGAGTCTGCGCACCATGTTCTCCGCACCCGATGGGGTGCCGCGCCAAATCGTGGTCGAGCGTGAGCACGCCGACATCGGCTGGGAGATCGTCGATGCCGGCGGTTGGTCGCAGGTTCAGCTGGACCGGGCCATCGAGGAGGTGGCGCGGCACCCATTCGATCTGGCAACCGAGATTCCTTTGCGCGCCAAGCTGTTCCGCATCGCTGCCGACGATCACGTGGTGGTGAGCGTGGCGCACCACATCGCCGCGGACGGGCTGTCCGCCGCCCCGATGGTCCGTGATCTCGGCATCGCCTACCTGTGCCGTTGTATGGGCATCGCGCCGGCATGGACGGAACTGCCGGTTCAGTATGTCGACTACACGCTCTGGCAGCGCGCACAGTTCGGGGACTTGGACGACTCCACAAGCCTGATCGCGCAGCAGTTAAACTACTGGGAGGGCGCGCTGGCCGGGATGCCCGACCGGCTGGACCTCCCGACGGACCGTCCCTACCCGCCGGTGGCCGATCAGCGTGGATCCAGCATTGCCGTGCACTGGCCCGTCGAACTGCAGGAACGGATCGCCGAGGTGGCCCACCGGCACCACGCCACCAGCTTCATGTTGGTGCAGGCGGCGCTGACCGTACTTCTCGGCAAGCTGAGTTCCAGTACCGATGTCGCGGTGGGCTTTCCGATCGGCGGGCGCCGTGATTCCGCGCTCGACGAGCTGATCGGGTTCTTCGTCAACACCCTGGTGCTGCGCGTCGACGTGAGTGGCGATCCGACCGTCGCGGAGTTGTTGGCGCAGGTTCGCGCCCGCAGCCTGGCCGCGTACGAGAACCAGGACGTGCCGTTCGAAGTCGTGGTTGATCGGCTCAATCCCACCCGCTCGTTGACCCACCACCCCCTGGTGCAGGTGATGCTGGGTTGGCGAAACCTTCCTGGCGAGACCAGCGACGAGATCGCCATGGCGCTCGGCGACCTCCAGATCACCCAGCTTCCGCTCGAGACCGGCACGGCACGGGTGGACCTGGCGATCACCTTCAACGAACGCCGAACCCAGGACGGTAAGGCCACCGGAATCGCCGGGATGGTGGAGTACCGCACCGACGTCTTCGATGCAGTCGGCATCGAAACGCTGATGGAGCGGCTGCGACTGGTGCTCGACGCGATGACGGCCGACCCGAGCAGGCGCCTGTCGACGGTGGATGTGCTGACCGAGGCCGAGCACATCTACCTCGACCACGTCGGCAACCGCGCGATACTGAGCGCGAACGCCACCGCGGCGGTGTCGGTTCCGGCTCTGTTCGCCGCGCAGGTGTCACGCAGCCCGTCGGCGACAGCGCTCACCGACGGTGACCTGTCGATGACCTACCGGGAACTGGATCAGGCCTCGAACCGGTTTGCGCACACGCTCGCCGACGCCGGGGTGCAGCCGGGTGACCGCGTGGCACTGTTGGTGCGGCGCTCGGCCCGAGCTGTGGTGGCGATGTTGGCCGTCTTGAAGACCGGAGCAGCCTACCTCGCCATCGATCCTGCCCTGCCGGACTCCCGTGTCGATTTCCTGCTGGCTGATGCCGCACCCAGTGCCGTTGTCAGTAGTGCGGACCTGCGGTCCCGGCTGGCCGGATGTAGCCGACCGGTGATCGACATCGACCACACCGGAGCACAATTCAGCCCTCCACTGCCCATGCCGTCCCCCGACGACATCGCGTACCTGATCTACACCTCGGGGACCACCGGCACACCCAAGGGGGTGGCCGTCAGCCACCGCAATCTGGCCCATCTGGCGGACTCGCCGCCGGCGGGACTGCCAGACGAACAGGTGTGGACACAATGCCACTCCTATGCGTTCGACTTCTCGGTCTGGGAGATCTGGGCTGCGTTGCTGGGCGGCGGACGGTTGGTGGTCGTGCCGGACCAGGTGGTGCGATCACCGCAGGAGTTCCACGCACTGCTGGTGGACCAACACGTCACCGTACTGACTCAGACGCCGTCGGCGGTGAACGCTCTGTCCGCCGTGGGTTTGGAGTCGGTGGCGGTGTTGCTCGGCGGCGAGGCATGCCCGGCCGAAGTGGTGGACCGGTGGGCACCGGGTCGCGTGGTGATCAACGCCTACGGACCCACCGAGGCCACCGTGTACGCGTCGATGAGCACGCCGCTGCAGCTCGGCTCGGCGGGCTCAGGTGTCGCTCCCATCGGGGCGCCCGTCGCGACAGCGGCGCTGTTCGTCCTCGACGAACGCTTGCGCCCCGTCCCGCGTGGTGTGGTGGGGGAGCTCTACGTGGCGGGCCGGGGAGTCGCGGTGGGCTATGTGGGCCGCGCTGGCTTGACCGGATCACGTTTCGTGGCATCGCCTTTCGGTGAGCCCGGCGCACGCATGTACCGCACCGGCGATCTGGTTCGCTGGCGGTCCGACGGCCAGCTCGACTACCTCGGCCGCGCCGACGAACAGATCAAGATCCGCGGCTACCGCGTCGAGCCCGGTGAGATTCAGGCACTCCTGGCTGCGGTGGAGGGCGTCGAGCAGGCGGTGGTGATTGCCCGCGAGGACCGGCCGGGTGACCAGCGGCTGGTCGGCTACATCACCGGAACGGCCGATCCGGCCGTGGCGCGGGCTGCGCTCGCCGGGCGACTTCCGGCGTACATGGTCCCTGCGGCGGTGATGTCCCTGCCTGCAGTGCCGTTGACCGTCGGAGGCAAGCTCGACAAGAGGGCGCTGCCGGCGCCCGACTACCGCACCGCAGAGCACTACCGCGCCCCGTCCAACGCAGGCGAGGAAATCCTGGCAGGCATCTTCGCGCAGGTGCTCGGTATCGAGCGGGTGGGCGTCGACGATTCGTTCTTCGAGCTGGGCGGGGATTCGTTGTCCGCCATGCGATTGGTCGCGGCCGTGAACACCAGCATGGACGCCGCGATCGCGGTGCGCGCCGTGTTCGAGGCGCCGAGTGTGGCCCAGCTGGCCCTGCGCATCGGCAGTGACCACAGCGCGCACGCACCGTTGGTCGCAAGCACCCGTCCCGACGTGGTCCCGCTGTCCTTCGCGCAGAGCCGGCTGTGGTTCATCGACCAGTTCCATGGTCCGTCGGCGACGTACAACATCGCGGTGGCCTTGCGTCTACACGGGAATCTGGACGCCGCTGCGTTGGGTGCCGCGCTGGGTGATGTCGTGCGCCGCCACGAGAGCCTGCGCACCCTGTTTCCCGTCGGCAACGGTGTCCCCGAGCAGGTGGTGGTGGCCCACCACCAAGTTGGCTTCGGCTGGGACGTCGTGGACGCCTGCGGCTGGCCGGAGGTCCGACTGAGCCACGCGATCGACGACGTGGCCCGCCACGAGTTCGACCTCGGCACAGAGACACCCATGCAGGCACGGCTCTTCCGGCTTGCCGATGACGAGCACGTGTTGGTGGCCGTGGTCCATCACATCGCTGCTGACGGCTGGTCGGTGACCCCGCTGGTCCACGATCTGGGTGTGGCCTATGCCCGCCGCAGCGCCGGTGAGGAGCCGGGTTGGGCCGAGTTGCCCGTACAGTACGCCGACTACGCGCTGTGGCAGCGGGAACAGCTGGGGGAACTGTCCGATCCGGGAAGTCGCATCTCCCAGCAAGTCGGCTACTGGGTGGAGGCGCTGTCGGGCATGCCCGAGCGGCTGGTGCTGCCCACCGATCGCCCCTACCCGGCAGTGTCTGACCACAGTGGCGCCCGAGTTGAGGTGGAGTGGCCGGCGGAGCTGCAACGAGCGGTCGCGGCGGCGGCTCGCACCTACAACGCCACCAGCTTTATGGTGGTGCAGGCGGCGCTGGCGGTACTGCTGTCGCACCTGAGTGCGAGCACCGATGTGGCAGTGGGGTTCCCGATCGCCGGGCGCGGTGACGCCGCTCTCGACGAACTGGTGGGATTCTTTGTCAACACCTTGGTGCTGCGGGTGGACCTGTCGGGAGATCCCAGCGTTGCCGAGCTGTTCGACCAGGTCCGCCGCGGCAGTCTGGCTGCCTACGAGCATCAGGACGTGCCGTTCGAGGTACTGGTGGAGCGCCTCAAACCGACCAGGAGCCTGACACATCACCCGCTGGTGCAGGTGCTGTTGGCCTGGCAGAACTTCGCGTGGCAGGACAGCGAGACAGCGGGGTTGACCCTGGGCGATCTGCAGGTCACCCCGATGCCGGTGGACACCCGCACCGCACGGATGGATCTGACCTTCACCATGGCCGAACGCTGGACCGACGGTGAACCCGCAGGGATCGCCGGCGCGGTCGAGTTCCGCACCGACGTCTTCGACGAGGCCACGATCATCTCCCTGGTGGAGCGGTTGCGGCGGGTGCTCACGGCGATGCTGGCTGATCCCGCCCGGCGCTTGTCGGCACTGGAACTGCTCGACGACCGTGAGCGCGCCCAGCTCGACACGTGGGGCAATCGTGCGGCGCTGGCTGCCGTGGACGTCGACGGTGAGTCGATCGCGTCGATGTTCACGGCGCAGGTGTTGTGTCGTCCCGAGGCGCCTGCGGTGACGTTCGAGGGTCGCTCGTTGACCTACCGCGAGCTGGATGCCGCAGCGGAACGGCTGGCGCACAAGCTGTCCGGCCTCGGAGTGGGTCGAGGGGACAGGGTGGCGTTGCTGCTGCCGCGCTCGGCCGACGCCGTGATCGCGACACTGGCAGTGGTGAAATCGGGTGCCACCTACGTCCCGATCGATCCGTCGGTACCCGCAGCGCGCCGGGATTTTGTGTTGTGCGACGCCGCGCCTGCCGTGGTGCTCACCACCGCGGCACTGCAAGCGCTGTTGGGTGAATCGGAGCTCACCGTGGTCGACATCGATGACCTGAGTTCGATTCCCGATGGGGCCACCGCAATGGTTCCACCGGGTTCATACGACACGGCGTATGTCATCTACACCTCGGGCACCACGGGCACCCCGAAGGGGGTGGCGATTCCACATCACAACGTGATCGGCCTGTTGCGGACGCTGAACGCGCAGATGAATCTCGCCGGGCAGACGTGGACCCAATGCCACTCGCTGGCATTCGACTACTCGGTGTGGGAGATCTGGGGCCCGCTGCTCTACGGCGGCCGGCTGGTGGTGGTGCCCGACGAGGTGGTGCGCTCCCCGGAAGACCTGCATGCGCTATTGGTCACCGAAGGGATCACCGTCCTGAGTCAGACACCATCGGCGTTCTACGCTCTACAGGCCGCCGATGCCCTTGCGCCGGAACTGAGTTCCGAGCTCGGCCTCGACGCCGTGGTGTTCGGCGGCGAAGCACTCGACCCGCGGCGCCTGTCGTCCTGGCTCACAGCGCACCCCGAATCGCCACGACTGATCAACATGTACGGGATCACGGAGACGACGGTGCACGCGTCGTTCAGGGAGATCTTCGCCAGGGACGCCGAGCAGGTGGCCAGCCCCATCGGTGTGCCCCTGGCGCATCTTGGCTTCTTCGTCCTGGACACCGCCTTGCGCCGGGTCCCGGCGGGGTTGCCGGGGAGTTGTATGTTGCGGGCTCGGGGTTGGCCGACGGGTATGTGGGCCGTCCGGCGTTGA